In the genome of Spirochaetae bacterium HGW-Spirochaetae-1, one region contains:
- a CDS encoding iron hydrogenase — protein sequence MSLNRRDFLKIMGGTTAAFAFPGVILQGCKKAIEKASARTPVIWIQAQSCSGCSVSLLNKVNPDIVSVITEYISLNYHQTLMGATGDVAINVLEEAVKKNRKDFVLIVEGSIPTKDESYCTVGELNGRPVGARTWVEELGKNAIAVVAVGTCATGGGIPGAEIRATGDNPTGAKALAEILPDKTIINIGGCPPHPDWIVGTLLHVLLKGIPALDEQNRPLMYYGKTVHEQCERLSYYKMGRFAKHWGDEGCLYNLGCLGMDSGCDIPTRKWLDGTNSCTQSGAGCIGCTENVFPDYGKRGIYKHLSASLDEINKIEHQEVRDTILKLKDGGVING from the coding sequence ATGTCATTAAACAGGCGGGATTTCCTGAAAATCATGGGCGGCACAACAGCAGCTTTTGCATTTCCCGGTGTCATTCTGCAGGGATGTAAAAAGGCCATAGAAAAAGCCTCGGCCAGAACACCTGTCATCTGGATACAGGCTCAGTCGTGTTCAGGATGTTCTGTATCATTATTGAATAAGGTAAACCCTGATATCGTTTCGGTGATTACTGAATATATCAGTCTTAATTATCACCAGACACTGATGGGGGCCACGGGAGATGTGGCCATCAATGTTCTTGAAGAAGCGGTTAAGAAGAACAGAAAGGATTTCGTTCTTATCGTCGAGGGATCAATACCGACGAAGGACGAATCATATTGCACTGTGGGCGAACTTAACGGACGACCCGTGGGTGCCCGCACATGGGTCGAGGAACTGGGCAAAAACGCCATCGCGGTCGTTGCCGTGGGAACCTGCGCCACGGGCGGCGGCATACCCGGCGCCGAGATCAGGGCCACGGGAGATAATCCCACAGGCGCAAAAGCCCTGGCGGAAATTCTCCCGGATAAAACCATCATCAATATCGGCGGCTGTCCTCCCCATCCGGACTGGATCGTGGGAACACTGCTGCACGTGCTTCTGAAGGGCATTCCTGCCCTGGACGAGCAGAACAGGCCTCTCATGTATTACGGAAAAACAGTACACGAGCAGTGCGAGCGTCTCAGCTACTACAAGATGGGAAGATTCGCGAAGCATTGGGGTGATGAGGGATGCCTTTACAACCTGGGCTGCCTCGGTATGGATTCGGGATGTGATATCCCCACCAGGAAATGGTTGGATGGAACTAATTCATGCACCCAGAGCGGCGCCGGATGTATCGGCTGTACTGAAAACGTCTTCCCCGATTACGGCAAACGCGGCATTTATAAACATCTCAGCGCGAGCCTCGATGAAATTAATAAAATCGAACACCAGGAAGTTCGAGATACAATACTCAAATTGAAAGATGGAGGTGTCATCAATGGCTAA
- a CDS encoding hydrogenase HupD: MSLMATRDMQTVLCDVLVLGIGNLLQKDDGVGVHVVNYMNETGTTVPRYVEIVDGGTAGYDLVPIMKGRKKIIIVDALKVDDVPGSVYRFTPEHLAQSKEKFSLHEVGVKELIRHLQLMGDDPVIEIIGIVPEDIQTLEIGTSDSVKKSIPRVVELILEAATH, from the coding sequence ATGTCATTAATGGCAACACGGGATATGCAAACTGTATTGTGTGATGTACTTGTACTGGGAATCGGCAATCTCCTTCAAAAGGATGACGGCGTGGGTGTTCATGTCGTGAATTACATGAACGAAACCGGAACAACGGTTCCCCGGTACGTGGAAATTGTTGATGGTGGAACAGCCGGCTATGATCTGGTGCCCATCATGAAAGGCAGAAAAAAAATAATCATCGTTGATGCGCTGAAAGTTGATGATGTCCCGGGCAGTGTTTACCGATTTACTCCCGAACATCTGGCGCAGTCAAAAGAAAAGTTTTCATTGCATGAAGTGGGGGTCAAGGAGCTCATCAGACACCTGCAACTAATGGGAGACGATCCGGTCATCGAGATAATAGGGATCGTGCCCGAAGATATACAAACGCTGGAGATAGGTACCAGTGATTCTGTAAAGAAATCTATACCACGGGTTGTCGAGCTGATTCTTGAAGCGGCAACTCATTAA